The Streptomyces sp. NBC_01255 genome window below encodes:
- a CDS encoding lysophospholipid acyltransferase family protein: protein MFYHLLKHVLLGPLLRLLFRPRIEGLEHIPDEGAAIVAGNHLSFSDHFLMPVVLDRRITFLAKQEYFTGPGIKGRLTAAFFRAAGQIPVDRSGKEAGQAAIREGLGVLGKGELLGIYPEGTRSHDGRLYKGKVGVAVMALTAGVPVVPCAMVGTFEIQPPGKVVPRIRRVTIRFGAPLDFSRFAASADERAVVRAVTDEIMYEILRLSGQEYVDEYAAVVKAAEAEGEVPARKFRRRER, encoded by the coding sequence GTGTTCTACCACCTGCTGAAGCACGTACTGCTCGGTCCGCTCCTCAGGCTGCTCTTCCGGCCGCGGATCGAGGGGCTCGAACACATCCCGGACGAGGGCGCGGCGATCGTCGCGGGCAATCACCTCTCCTTCTCCGACCATTTCCTGATGCCGGTCGTGCTCGACCGGCGGATCACCTTCCTCGCGAAGCAGGAGTACTTCACGGGGCCCGGCATCAAGGGGCGGCTCACGGCCGCCTTCTTCCGAGCCGCCGGTCAGATCCCGGTGGACCGGTCCGGGAAGGAGGCCGGGCAGGCGGCGATCCGCGAGGGACTCGGCGTCCTGGGCAAGGGCGAGCTGCTCGGCATCTATCCCGAAGGGACGCGCTCTCACGACGGGCGGCTCTACAAGGGCAAGGTGGGGGTGGCGGTGATGGCACTGACCGCCGGGGTGCCGGTGGTGCCGTGCGCCATGGTCGGCACGTTCGAGATCCAGCCGCCGGGGAAGGTCGTGCCGCGGATCCGCCGGGTCACGATCCGCTTCGGGGCACCGCTGGACTTCTCCCGCTTCGCGGCGTCGGCGGACGAGCGGGCGGTGGTCCGCGCGGTGACCGACGAGATCATGTACGAGATCCTGCGGCTGTCCGGGCAGGAGTACGTGGACGAGTACGCGGCGGTGGTGAAGGCCGCGGAGGCGGAGGGCGAGGTACCCGCGCGAAAGTTCCGCCGACGGGAACGCTGA